From Pseudomonas sp. StFLB209, a single genomic window includes:
- the ftsW gene encoding putative lipid II flippase FtsW translates to MIFGIFKPYPSPLISGRGIDVDFPMLAGCLALLGLGLVMITSSSSEVAAAQSGNTLYMMTRHLIYLIIGLGACGATMLIPVATWQRMGWMLLIGAFGLLLLVLVPGIGREVNGSMRWIGFGAFNVQPSEIAKVFVVLFLAGYLVRRQQEVRESWMGFFKPFIVLLPMAGLLLMEPDFGATVVMMGAAAAMLFLGGVGLFRYSLMVVLAVVAVFVLVQAQPYRMARLTNFTDPWADQFGSGYQLTQALIAFGRGEWLGVGLGNSVQKQFYLPEAHTDFVFSVLAEELGVVGSLLTVGLFLFVSIRGMYIGFWAERAKQFFGAYTAYGLSFLWIGQFLINIGVNVGLLPTKGLTLPFLSYGGSSLVICCASLGLLLRIEWESRNNMGSEETEFNESDFAEEPPRGR, encoded by the coding sequence ATGATTTTCGGCATCTTCAAGCCTTACCCGTCGCCCTTGATAAGCGGGCGCGGCATCGACGTCGATTTCCCGATGCTCGCCGGTTGCCTGGCGTTGCTGGGGCTTGGGCTGGTGATGATTACCTCGTCGTCGTCGGAGGTCGCTGCGGCGCAGTCCGGCAACACGCTGTACATGATGACGCGTCACCTCATCTACCTGATTATCGGCCTTGGCGCCTGTGGCGCAACCATGCTGATCCCGGTTGCTACCTGGCAGCGCATGGGCTGGATGTTGCTGATCGGCGCATTCGGCCTGTTGCTGCTGGTACTGGTGCCGGGGATCGGCCGTGAGGTCAACGGCTCGATGCGCTGGATCGGCTTTGGTGCATTCAACGTACAGCCATCTGAAATCGCCAAGGTCTTCGTGGTGCTGTTCCTGGCCGGTTACCTGGTGCGCCGCCAGCAGGAAGTACGGGAGAGCTGGATGGGCTTCTTCAAGCCATTCATCGTGCTGCTGCCGATGGCGGGCCTGTTGCTGATGGAGCCGGACTTCGGTGCCACGGTGGTAATGATGGGCGCTGCCGCCGCGATGCTGTTCCTGGGCGGTGTCGGCCTGTTCCGTTATTCGCTGATGGTGGTGCTGGCCGTCGTCGCGGTCTTTGTGCTGGTTCAGGCCCAACCCTATCGTATGGCGCGCCTGACCAACTTCACTGACCCCTGGGCCGACCAGTTCGGCTCCGGCTACCAACTGACCCAGGCCCTGATTGCTTTCGGCCGCGGCGAATGGCTGGGTGTCGGCTTGGGTAACAGCGTGCAGAAGCAGTTCTACCTGCCCGAGGCGCACACCGATTTTGTGTTCTCGGTGCTGGCTGAAGAGCTGGGTGTGGTGGGCTCGTTGCTGACCGTCGGGCTGTTCCTGTTCGTCAGTATCCGCGGCATGTACATCGGCTTCTGGGCTGAGCGTGCCAAACAGTTTTTCGGTGCCTACACCGCTTATGGCCTGTCGTTCCTGTGGATCGGCCAGTTCCTGATCAACATCGGGGTAAACGTCGGTCTGTTGCCGACCAAGGGCCTGACCTTGCCATTTCTGAGTTATGGCGGCAGCTCGCTGGTCATCTGCTGTGCCAGCCTGGGCCTGTTGTTGCGCATCGAGTGGGAGTCGCGCAACAACATGGGCAGCGAGGAAACCGAGTTCAACGAAAGCGATTTTGCCGAGGAGCCTCCCCGTGGACGCTAA